The DNA sequence CAAAATATCAAGACCCTCATACAATTAAAGTAGATGCTAGAAGCGCCCGTCATTTAATGCACACCCTCGAAAGAATGGGGCGAAAAAAGAAAATTCCTACCCATACTCGTATTGTTGTGGCTCATTATCGCAGTGGGGTGGTGTTAGATATTATTAAACATAAACATATCAACATTTTGCTAATGGGATGGAAACAAAATCATCATGGGCAGGAGTTTATTTTCTCTCGTATGATTGATAGCCTGATTAATAAAGCTGAATGTGAGTTAATTTTGGTGAAACTGGGCAAAAAACAACAGTATTATCCTTATGCTTCTCCTGATTCAGGGGGGTTTGTCTTACCTATGGGGGGAGGGCCTAATGTGCAAGAAGGGTTAAAATTAGTCCCTGCGTTAATGAATATTTATGACAGAAAAACCTTACCTACTGTCTGGTTAACAAAAGTTCACTCTCCTGAAAAAACGAATATCAATTTACGTTACCTACAAAGTGCGGCTAGGCAATTACAAAAATACATTAATACAGAAATTCATGTTTTACCCCTTGCTTCCACTTCTATTGTTTCGGCTATTATTCAAGTAGCAGAAGTGCATAATTCTCAACTGGTGATTTTAGGGGCTTCCCGAGATAGTCTTTTAAAACAAGCATATAAAGGCAATATACCAGAAGCGATCGCAAATAGGTTAGACACAACAGTAATTATTGTCAGACTACCATAGAATTTCAAAGTTAGTAAATATTTAATTATCAAGTAAAAAAGGGATAATCTATTTAGCTTTCCAAGTTCCACCATCATGAAATTTAGTCTAAAGTATAGTTAAAATTCAAGATTTATAATTAAATCGTTAAAATCTCGATCGCCCCCATTGGGCAAATCTTCAAAGCCAAAAGCATTATCAGCTAATAAACGAATATGGTCTAAATTGTCGCTGTTTGCCCTCAGAAAGGGAAAATATACCTCGGCTAAACCGTTTAAAGCATCTTCAAAACCACCATTACTAATGATAAATGGTGCAAATAATTTACCTCCCTCCAAAAAACCAGAAATAGTATTTGTTTGTTGATTTGCTACTTGTATTAAGTCCAGACTTTGCACCCGATTTTCTAGGGCTTTTTGCTTGTAATTAGCACTTTCAGGGGAAACTCCTTCTACACTACCTAATAAATCATCAATGGTATAAAAACCGACTAAATTATCAAAGACTGCTTCTCTATAAACGGAAACATCAACGGAAACAGAGCCTTCTAATTGTCTTAAATCAATTATTTCAGAAGATTCTTTTTCTTTGATCACTGATGTGTTAGAGGTATTATTATTTCCACTACTAACAGAAAATGTCATCTCGTCATAAATAGACTTATTTTCCTCGGTTTGCCATGCTAAGTTAAATCTATCATCCGTCAAAATAGTTATTTCTAAAGGATTGAAGTTTTGGTCGTTAAAAGTTAAACCCAAAAAGACTTGGCTACTGTCAGCATTTCCTTTGATGACATCTTGGGTTGTGGCATTTTTCACAAAGAAAAAGACGATGCGGTCACCGAAGGTGCGGCTACGCCGATCGCCTCCTTGTAAATTTCCTAATGTTCGAGTTAATTGAGTTTGTTGAAAACCGTTAGGTAAATTGTTTAAAGCGGAGAAAATTACTTGACTTTGAGACAATGCTTCTGGTAAATATTCTTCATCACTGGGGTTTAATTGTTTGCCTTGGGAATCCGTGATTGTACCTTGTTCATTTTCAACAATGAAAAAACCAACCTCATTTACATATTCAGAATTTGCACCAACCAATTGAAAATTCAGTTCACTAGCATTAGAGTTACTGAGGATGGAAAAAATATCATTATTAAGTCGTTGTAATTGTGTTTCTGGATTGACTACATCAACGGAAAAGAAATCGTGATTATTATTGATGTTTTCATCATAAGCGGGGTGAGTGACTCCCACACGGCTGGTGAAATTGCCAGAGGTAGTGGGCATTATTTCCATATCGATGATTTGCGTTTCATTTGCCCCTAAACTATCAATTTTAAATGTTAGTTCTTGTCCATTTTGTTTTACAACGGGTTCACTAGCAGATATAAATGTGGCATTTTCTCCCAAAGTATTAATAATGGTTAAATCCGTTGCACTGCGATCGCTCATGTTTGTCAATTCTAATTGATAACGGAAAGGTTGATTGATAACTGCTTTTTGAGAAGATAATATTTGTTCTAAAGAAACATCTATGCTTTCTGTAATGGTGATATGTTCAGAGGCATAAACTAAAACAGGCTCATTATATTCGTCCACTGCCCTTCCATAAATGAAATAGTTACCCGGAGCAATTCCTTTGGTATCCCAACTAAAAGAGTTTCCATCTTCAGGCAAACTATGACCAATCAGTAAACCGTCAAAACCTTGATTATCCCGATCAAGAAAGAAAGAAACCGTTGCATCCGAGTCCACATCTTCTAATTGATAGGGAATATTCACGGTAGAACTTTCCTCTAACATCATGGGAGATTCTATTATTAAAGTTGGTTTCTCCGTTTCTCCAAGCATAGCATGGTAAAAAACTTCCCCAATTTGAGGTAGGAAAGTCTCCTCTACTTTTATATCCCAAACTCCCGCCGTAGGATTATTAACCTTGACAACTTTTCCCTCGGCATAGGTAAGGGAGTCAACAATTTCAATGCCATTAGCCGCAAATTCTTCTTCGCTTAAAAAGTCACCATCAGGGGTTTCAATAACAATTTCCACATCATTAACCGCATTTTCCCAAGTGGCTTCTAAAAATAGAGATTCCGTACCTTCAAAAATAGTCCAACTACCAGTTTCCAAGGCAGGAGGATGTCCAATTGCCCTTATATCACCATCAAAAGATACTTCTATACCTGCAGTGCCAAATATGGGAATGTGACCCCAAAAAGCAACAAAATCATTGGAGTTATTACCGTCATTAATAAACTGGAAAGCATAATCGGCGGTAAGACTTTTCCCTCCCACAAAGGGAATTGTAAAATCACCAATTTTTTTAGGAATATTAATAGAAACATTACCATCGATTACAACATCGAAATTGGAGTTGAGAAGAAAGCTATCACTACTGGTAATTAATCCGCTAAAAATATCGAGATCAACATTAGCTGAGATAGTTTTACTACGAGCGTCTATGATTAAATCACCGTCTCCTTTAGCGATTTTGGGATCAAACAAGTCAATAGTTGCCGCTAAAGCCAAAACTTCCGATGTGTAAAGAATATCTCCTTGTATGGAAATAAAACTTTCTAAGTCAACACTATTATTCTCCACTCCTAAAAAACTCGGCACAGGAATACTACCTCCATCCGGAATATCAGCATCTATGTGTATATCTCCAATAAATACGGGTTGTGAGGTTTGTATTTTTCCATTTGCCTCTACTGCCTGAAAAATATAGTAACGTCTATCTGAAACCTGAACCTCACGCAATATTTCTTCTTCAGAACTTGTTACTAAACTATCGCTATATTTTTCCTGTAAGGATTGTAAAAGTTCTTCGGGATTTTGATTGTCCACTTTCACAATATCAATGGGAACAGGGATAGATTCTAATTTTTCGTAAACAATGAACTCTTGAATAGAACTCATGTCAGTAAATTTACTATCTTCTTGGATAATAGCCTCAGCAATTTTCGTTCCCTCACTTCCGAGAATTGTACTGGCTAAATCTACTTGGGCATTAGCTTGGGCAATGATATTTTCTACATCTCCCCCAAAACCATTGAGAGTTACACCTTCAAACAAGGGAATACCATTTTCGGCATCTAATTGAAATGCGATCGCATCTAATCTACCATCAACAAAAGAAATATCTCCGCCTAATTGAATTCCATCGGGAATATCTAAAATTGCCTTAGCAGAAAGAGTATCATTAACCGTGTCAATATCTAGAGAAAATTGCTTAATTTCTAAAACATCCTCAACAATGACTAAATCAGATACAGAAA is a window from the Cyanobacterium sp. Dongsha4 genome containing:
- a CDS encoding DUF4114 domain-containing protein translates to MITENFGLFEVTGNFSAINNDDNLLQTSLNDTIAIAINNQEILKIQGQVTLNLNTKTITVNGDVSTEISGDAIELFSGTASFSEGSQLQAIWNNITSKLNVSGFNVDLSSLILTSAGLQVQGSITLPDILGGESIAIEGNNFIVINSQGFSLNGGEIALFGQKQSSLGSLTLETDNLSLDISDNPEFFVLQGDASLIGIIPDTNTSITADFAPPGFITINPDANPVLSVNGDVSVSDLVIVEDVLEIKQFSLDIDTVNDTLSAKAILDIPDGIQLGGDISFVDGRLDAIAFQLDAENGIPLFEGVTLNGFGGDVENIIAQANAQVDLASTILGSEGTKIAEAIIQEDSKFTDMSSIQEFIVYEKLESIPVPIDIVKVDNQNPEELLQSLQEKYSDSLVTSSEEEILREVQVSDRRYYIFQAVEANGKIQTSQPVFIGDIHIDADIPDGGSIPVPSFLGVENNSVDLESFISIQGDILYTSEVLALAATIDLFDPKIAKGDGDLIIDARSKTISANVDLDIFSGLITSSDSFLLNSNFDVVIDGNVSINIPKKIGDFTIPFVGGKSLTADYAFQFINDGNNSNDFVAFWGHIPIFGTAGIEVSFDGDIRAIGHPPALETGSWTIFEGTESLFLEATWENAVNDVEIVIETPDGDFLSEEEFAANGIEIVDSLTYAEGKVVKVNNPTAGVWDIKVEETFLPQIGEVFYHAMLGETEKPTLIIESPMMLEESSTVNIPYQLEDVDSDATVSFFLDRDNQGFDGLLIGHSLPEDGNSFSWDTKGIAPGNYFIYGRAVDEYNEPVLVYASEHITITESIDVSLEQILSSQKAVINQPFRYQLELTNMSDRSATDLTIINTLGENATFISASEPVVKQNGQELTFKIDSLGANETQIIDMEIMPTTSGNFTSRVGVTHPAYDENINNNHDFFSVDVVNPETQLQRLNNDIFSILSNSNASELNFQLVGANSEYVNEVGFFIVENEQGTITDSQGKQLNPSDEEYLPEALSQSQVIFSALNNLPNGFQQTQLTRTLGNLQGGDRRSRTFGDRIVFFFVKNATTQDVIKGNADSSQVFLGLTFNDQNFNPLEITILTDDRFNLAWQTEENKSIYDEMTFSVSSGNNNTSNTSVIKEKESSEIIDLRQLEGSVSVDVSVYREAVFDNLVGFYTIDDLLGSVEGVSPESANYKQKALENRVQSLDLIQVANQQTNTISGFLEGGKLFAPFIISNGGFEDALNGLAEVYFPFLRANSDNLDHIRLLADNAFGFEDLPNGGDRDFNDLIINLEF